The following are encoded together in the Terriglobia bacterium genome:
- a CDS encoding tetratricopeptide repeat protein, whose product MPFFILTIAMAVVIGFLAGYIYTNQVNWNNQRTPGGPPNQGPPATGAMPAPSPDAASGQLPEGHPPINPDPTIAAMKADAEKNPTSLEKTAQLANFLYDNKRFKDAIEWYEKALKLDPKNPDVETDLGTAYYYVGDFNSALSHFDSSLRIDPRHIQTIHNKFIVLLDGKKDIAGARATLKQLESIDPQNPALASLRSMLQAAESGGAPTRPGGRMGTVP is encoded by the coding sequence ATGCCATTTTTCATCTTGACGATTGCCATGGCGGTGGTGATCGGCTTCCTCGCCGGCTACATCTATACCAACCAGGTAAACTGGAACAACCAGCGAACTCCAGGGGGCCCCCCAAACCAAGGACCTCCGGCGACTGGCGCGATGCCAGCTCCATCACCTGACGCTGCCTCGGGCCAATTGCCCGAGGGACATCCCCCCATCAATCCCGATCCCACCATTGCCGCGATGAAGGCAGACGCCGAAAAGAATCCGACGAGCCTCGAAAAGACTGCTCAGTTGGCCAACTTCCTTTACGACAACAAGCGCTTTAAGGACGCCATCGAATGGTATGAGAAGGCGCTGAAACTTGACCCGAAGAATCCGGACGTTGAGACCGATCTGGGCACGGCCTACTATTACGTCGGTGATTTCAACTCCGCTTTGAGCCACTTCGACAGCTCTTTGCGCATCGATCCACGCCATATTCAAACAATCCACAATAAGTTCATCGTCCTCCTGGATGGCAAGAAGGACATCGCCGGAGCCCGCGCTACGCTGAAACAACTGGAAAGCATCGACCCGCAGAATCCCGCGCTGGCAAGTCTTCGCAGTATGCTTCAGGCCGCGGAGTCGGGCGGCGCACCAACCCGGCCCGGCGGCCGGATGGGCACCGTCCCCTGA
- a CDS encoding YHS domain-containing protein has translation MIIRLLLRFLYFLFLIFIIRAFIRYLFPGSPKGKTPNPPSPPSPGSSSKVISGHMEKDPICGMYIDTQTALHTDRGGKSFYFCSEGCQKKFIASTP, from the coding sequence ATGATCATTCGACTCCTGCTCCGGTTTCTCTATTTTCTATTTCTGATCTTTATCATTCGCGCATTTATTCGCTACCTCTTCCCAGGCTCTCCGAAGGGAAAGACGCCGAATCCGCCGTCACCTCCCTCTCCCGGCTCCTCGTCCAAGGTCATCTCCGGACACATGGAGAAAGACCCCATCTGCGGCATGTACATCGACACACAGACGGCGCTTCACACGGATCGGGGGGGAAAGTCGTTTTACTTTTGCTCGGAAGGGTGTCAGAAGAAATTCATCGCCTCGACCCCTTGA
- a CDS encoding M48 family metalloprotease: MRNTHRLRQSSILFLTAWFCLSTALSEARTKVKPGFNFFTSQQDIELGREASQQAEKQLVLLNDPTAVNYVTQLGKKLAAKSLNPNYPWTFKVVNDSAINAFALPGGFIYVNRGALEAADNEAQISGVIAHEIGHVVARHGTNQMSKALLPQLGLAALGGLTSGKGGWAATLAQYGVPLGLNLYFLKNSRAAEAQADLLGTQEMTDAGYDPHQLAHFFEKLEQGGGSGKVSGAAAWFSDHPSPENRVQNIDREIGTLSLAGQPVVDTPDFDHLKAHLKRLPPAPKPKPSPAAGSKEAATDTAEGPPAVAVPSGKFASYSPHENMYVVEYPAEWKVTSADGSGATFAPEGGIQQTDQQSDIVYGIQVSLYQPEGQTGQDDSLEALTSQFIASVVQGNSYLQENRAAQQQSKVDGRPMLLSRLEGKPPTRNEIEVVWAATQLYGERQLFVILCIAPQTRFKDFEAAFKHTIESARFQQ, from the coding sequence ATGCGAAACACCCATCGCTTGCGACAGTCTTCAATCCTGTTCCTGACTGCATGGTTTTGCCTGAGTACGGCCCTGTCCGAAGCGCGGACTAAGGTCAAACCCGGGTTCAACTTTTTCACGTCTCAGCAGGACATTGAACTGGGGCGTGAAGCCTCGCAGCAGGCCGAAAAACAGCTGGTTTTGTTAAACGATCCCACTGCGGTCAATTACGTGACTCAGCTGGGAAAGAAACTGGCTGCCAAATCGTTGAACCCGAATTACCCGTGGACTTTCAAAGTGGTCAACGACAGCGCCATTAATGCCTTCGCGCTTCCGGGAGGGTTTATTTATGTGAACCGCGGCGCCCTGGAGGCTGCCGACAATGAAGCGCAAATCTCGGGAGTGATTGCACACGAAATTGGACACGTGGTCGCTCGTCACGGAACGAACCAGATGTCGAAAGCCCTCTTGCCGCAACTGGGGTTGGCCGCGTTGGGTGGGCTCACTTCGGGAAAGGGGGGGTGGGCCGCCACGCTCGCCCAGTACGGCGTCCCGCTCGGGTTGAATCTTTACTTCCTGAAGAACTCCCGCGCCGCGGAAGCGCAGGCCGATCTTCTGGGCACCCAGGAGATGACCGATGCGGGATACGATCCTCATCAATTGGCCCACTTCTTCGAGAAATTAGAGCAGGGAGGTGGCAGTGGAAAGGTCTCCGGCGCCGCGGCCTGGTTCAGTGATCATCCCTCTCCCGAGAATCGCGTCCAGAACATCGACCGGGAAATCGGAACGCTCTCGCTGGCCGGTCAACCGGTGGTGGATACGCCCGATTTTGATCATCTGAAGGCTCATCTGAAGCGTCTACCACCCGCGCCCAAGCCGAAACCCAGTCCGGCGGCGGGCTCAAAGGAAGCGGCCACCGATACAGCAGAAGGGCCCCCGGCAGTGGCTGTCCCCTCCGGAAAATTTGCGTCCTATTCCCCGCATGAGAACATGTATGTCGTCGAGTATCCCGCCGAATGGAAGGTCACTTCAGCCGATGGGTCGGGTGCCACATTTGCGCCGGAAGGCGGCATTCAGCAGACCGATCAGCAAAGTGACATCGTTTACGGGATCCAGGTCTCCCTCTATCAGCCTGAGGGACAGACCGGCCAGGACGACTCACTCGAGGCCTTGACGAGCCAGTTCATCGCTTCAGTCGTGCAGGGAAATTCCTATCTCCAGGAAAACCGCGCCGCCCAGCAACAGAGTAAAGTGGATGGGCGGCCCATGCTGCTCTCGCGACTGGAGGGCAAACCCCCTACCCGGAACGAGATCGAGGTGGTCTGGGCGGCCACCCAACTCTACGGGGAGCGCCAATTGTTTGTCATCCTCTGCATCGCTCCTCAAACGCGCTTCAAAGATTTTGAGGCCGCTTTCAAACACACGATCGAGAGCGCGCGATTTCAGCAGTAG
- a CDS encoding DHA2 family efflux MFS transporter permease subunit, with the protein MEPTSPGTASSRRAINPWLPALAVTPATLMEVLDSTVVNVSVPHIAGSLGVTVEEATWTITTYLVANAIVLPMTGWLANHFGRRRLFLTCLVTFTFASVLCGAAPSLTTILMFRVLQGMSGGILVPISQAIMLESFPPEKRGRAMAAFGIVVIFAPIVGPILGGFLTDNYSWRWVFYINIPVGALAFVLASVFVFDPPYIRRIAGAAIDYVGLGLLAIGLGCLEIVLDNGELKDWFGSPFIRNFSLVAGAALVILVFWELSVKHPIVNLRLLKDRNFSAGLLLMTALGMVLYGSIILQPIYLQTLMGYTALLSGLTLAPRGLTSLLFAPLAGWLTEKRDARYLVAYGIIMTSIPLFMMTHWNLQTDFRSLTLPNLLQGCGIVFLFVPLTTATMAYISNENMGMASGLFNLVRNMGGSAGIAFVNTMLSRRMQFHHERLSEHITAYGIASQQALEVFPRMLFRQGVPAGSAVNATYGLIHGELMRQSAMMAFIDNFYLLAIIFLMMLPLLLLMRKPRRVKGARPE; encoded by the coding sequence ATGGAGCCAACCTCCCCCGGAACCGCCTCCAGCCGTCGAGCCATCAATCCCTGGCTGCCCGCGCTTGCAGTCACTCCGGCAACCTTGATGGAAGTCCTCGACTCGACGGTTGTGAACGTCTCGGTACCGCACATCGCCGGCTCTCTCGGCGTGACCGTTGAAGAAGCGACCTGGACAATTACCACGTATCTGGTGGCCAACGCCATCGTGCTGCCCATGACAGGATGGCTGGCGAATCATTTCGGCCGGCGCCGATTGTTTCTGACCTGCCTGGTCACTTTTACCTTCGCCTCGGTCCTGTGTGGCGCGGCCCCGAGCCTGACCACCATTCTCATGTTTCGTGTTCTGCAGGGGATGAGCGGCGGAATCCTGGTTCCCATCTCCCAGGCGATCATGCTGGAAAGCTTCCCGCCGGAAAAGCGCGGCCGGGCCATGGCGGCCTTCGGAATCGTTGTTATCTTCGCGCCGATTGTAGGACCCATCCTGGGAGGCTTCCTGACTGACAATTACTCCTGGCGCTGGGTGTTCTATATCAATATCCCCGTCGGGGCGCTCGCGTTTGTGCTGGCCAGCGTCTTTGTTTTCGACCCTCCCTATATCCGCCGCATTGCCGGCGCTGCCATCGATTACGTGGGTCTCGGTCTTCTCGCGATCGGGTTGGGCTGCCTTGAAATCGTCCTGGATAACGGTGAGTTGAAGGACTGGTTCGGTTCTCCCTTCATCAGAAATTTCAGCCTCGTGGCAGGCGCGGCATTGGTTATTCTTGTGTTTTGGGAGCTTTCCGTCAAACACCCCATTGTGAATTTGCGCCTGCTCAAAGACAGGAATTTCAGCGCCGGCCTTTTGCTGATGACGGCGCTGGGGATGGTGCTGTATGGATCCATCATCCTGCAGCCCATTTATCTGCAAACGCTGATGGGTTACACGGCCTTGCTGAGCGGGCTGACGTTGGCCCCCCGCGGGCTGACGAGCTTGCTGTTCGCCCCGCTGGCCGGATGGCTCACCGAGAAGCGGGACGCACGCTACCTCGTGGCCTATGGAATCATTATGACGTCCATCCCACTCTTCATGATGACGCACTGGAATCTGCAAACCGACTTTCGCTCGCTGACCCTGCCTAATCTGCTCCAGGGTTGCGGCATTGTCTTCCTGTTTGTGCCCCTGACCACGGCCACGATGGCCTACATCTCGAACGAGAATATGGGAATGGCCTCGGGGTTGTTTAATCTCGTGCGGAACATGGGCGGCAGCGCCGGGATTGCCTTTGTGAATACGATGCTTTCGCGACGCATGCAATTTCATCACGAGCGGCTCTCCGAACATATCACCGCTTACGGCATCGCTTCGCAACAGGCCCTGGAAGTGTTCCCCCGAATGCTCTTCCGGCAAGGGGTGCCTGCGGGCAGTGCTGTGAATGCAACGTACGGCCTGATCCATGGAGAGCTCATGCGACAGTCTGCCATGATGGCCTTCATTGATAATTTCTATCTCCTGGCAATTATCTTCTTAATGATGCTGCCTTTGCTTTTGCTCATGCGCAAACCGCGCCGGGTAAAAGGGGCCCGGCCCGAATAG